In the genome of Streptomyces racemochromogenes, one region contains:
- a CDS encoding response regulator, with the protein MSTPIRVMIADDQVMVRQGFTVLLNAEPDIEVVGQAIDGADAVAKAGELTPDVVLMDIRMPGMGGIEATSVLTGTPGSLVKVLVLTTFDLDEYVYEALRAGASGFLLKDASADQLAEAVRVVAAGEALLSPNITKRLITEFSRLGAPRAPSRARIEELTERETEVLSLIAQGLSNGEIATHLVVAEQTVKTHVGRILVKLGLRDRTQAAVFAYETGLVRPAGY; encoded by the coding sequence ATGAGCACTCCGATCAGGGTGATGATCGCCGACGACCAGGTGATGGTCCGGCAGGGCTTCACCGTCCTGCTGAACGCCGAGCCCGACATCGAGGTGGTCGGCCAGGCGATAGACGGCGCCGACGCGGTGGCGAAGGCCGGGGAGCTCACGCCGGACGTGGTCCTGATGGACATCCGCATGCCGGGGATGGGCGGCATCGAGGCCACCTCCGTCCTCACGGGCACGCCCGGCTCGTTGGTGAAGGTGCTGGTGCTGACCACCTTCGACCTGGACGAGTACGTGTACGAGGCGCTGCGCGCGGGTGCTTCGGGCTTCCTCCTGAAGGACGCCTCGGCGGACCAGCTGGCCGAGGCCGTGCGGGTGGTCGCGGCCGGCGAGGCCCTGCTGTCGCCGAACATCACCAAGCGTCTGATCACCGAGTTCTCGCGGCTGGGAGCCCCGCGTGCGCCTTCCAGGGCGCGCATCGAGGAGCTGACGGAGCGGGAGACCGAGGTGCTGTCGCTGATCGCCCAGGGCCTGTCGAACGGGGAGATCGCGACGCACCTGGTGGTGGCCGAGCAGACGGTCAAGACCCATGTGGGCCGGATCCTGGTGAAGCTGGGCCTGCGGGACCGGACCCAGGCCGCGGTGTTCGCCTACGAGACGGGTCTGGTCCGTCCGGCGGGCTACTGA
- a CDS encoding alpha/beta hydrolase, whose amino-acid sequence MSTGSRLRRTLLAGLVAAAVVLPVSAAASPRIPAPAPEAVSESASLESRYASSLAGIAGAARTAGESGHADRAAKLRAMAGTGARFLVFDGRGQGRAVEVFGDLDDADRIAVLVPGSDTNLDTYQRFREGARSLQQRLKAEHPRSAVVAWLGYDTPGTVSTTVLTTDRADRAAAELGPFLSGLRKLTPAGARISLLCHSYGSVVCGRTRTGPEVTDMALYGSPGTGAATRAKLATTARVWAGRGSGDWIGTVPHVRLGGVGFGTDPVDPAFGARAFAAGSAGHGDYLKPGTESLGSLARIVLGAEAPHA is encoded by the coding sequence ATGAGCACTGGCAGCCGCCTCCGCCGCACCCTGCTGGCCGGCCTCGTGGCCGCGGCCGTGGTGCTCCCCGTGTCGGCCGCCGCTTCCCCGCGGATCCCGGCGCCGGCCCCCGAGGCCGTCTCCGAGTCGGCCTCCCTGGAGAGCCGGTACGCGTCCTCCCTCGCGGGCATAGCCGGTGCGGCCCGTACGGCCGGGGAGTCGGGGCATGCCGACCGGGCCGCGAAGCTGCGGGCCATGGCCGGGACCGGAGCCCGGTTCCTCGTCTTCGACGGCCGCGGCCAGGGCCGCGCCGTGGAGGTGTTCGGCGATCTGGACGACGCGGACCGGATCGCGGTCCTCGTGCCGGGCTCGGACACGAACCTGGACACCTACCAGCGCTTCCGGGAGGGGGCCCGCTCCCTCCAGCAGCGGCTGAAGGCCGAGCACCCGCGCTCCGCGGTGGTCGCCTGGCTCGGCTACGACACCCCCGGCACGGTCAGCACCACCGTCCTGACCACCGACCGCGCCGACCGGGCCGCGGCCGAACTCGGGCCGTTCCTCTCCGGGTTGCGGAAGCTGACCCCGGCCGGCGCCCGGATCTCCCTGCTCTGCCACTCGTACGGCTCCGTGGTCTGCGGCCGGACCAGGACCGGCCCCGAGGTCACCGACATGGCCCTGTACGGCAGCCCGGGCACCGGAGCGGCCACCCGGGCGAAGCTGGCGACCACCGCCCGGGTGTGGGCCGGCCGGGGCTCCGGGGACTGGATCGGCACGGTCCCCCATGTCCGGCTCGGCGGGGTCGGGTTCGGTACCGATCCCGTGGATCCCGCCTTCGGCGCCCGCGCCTTCGCGGCCGGCTCCGCCGGGCACGGCGACTACCTCAAGCCCGGCACCGAGTCCCTCGGCAGCCTGGCCCGCATCGTCCTCGGAGCGGAGGCCCCGCATGCGTAG
- a CDS encoding MarR family winged helix-turn-helix transcriptional regulator: MPEPLSGRERQDLLSRTALGVFHLNGQFLSVSEELARPAGLTAAWWQVLGAVLTEPLPVAGIARTMGITRQSVQRVADLLAARGLAEYVPNPAHRRAKLLRPTEAGRAAIGRIEPGHAELADRLTEALGEAGFAETVAVLDRLSAALSAITSEA, from the coding sequence ATGCCTGAACCGCTGTCCGGGCGGGAGCGGCAGGACCTGCTCAGCCGTACCGCGCTGGGCGTCTTCCACCTCAACGGCCAGTTCCTCTCCGTCTCCGAGGAACTGGCCCGCCCGGCCGGGCTGACGGCCGCCTGGTGGCAGGTCCTGGGCGCGGTGCTCACGGAGCCGCTGCCCGTGGCGGGCATCGCCCGGACCATGGGCATCACCCGCCAGAGCGTCCAACGCGTGGCCGACCTGCTGGCCGCCCGCGGCCTCGCCGAGTACGTCCCCAACCCGGCCCACCGCCGGGCGAAGCTGCTCCGCCCGACGGAGGCGGGGCGCGCCGCGATCGGCCGCATCGAGCCGGGACACGCGGAACTGGCCGACAGGCTGACGGAGGCCCTCGGCGAAGCCGGCTTCGCGGAGACGGTCGCGGTCCTGGACCGCCTCTCGGCGGCGCTGTCGGCGATCACGTCGGAGGCCTGA
- a CDS encoding DJ-1/PfpI family protein produces the protein MTENPAKPVHLAVYDTWADWETGHTTAHLTQRGHRVRTVGLAAGTPVTTMGGLRILPDLSLADLRPEDSSLLILTGAELWDSGDELAPFAAKAREFLAAGVPVAAICGATAGLAREGLLDDRPHTSAVSFYLAEQPGYAGAEQYVEADAVTAGDLITAGPTEPVAFAREVFARLGVYKPDVLDAWYRLFHDSDASAFPVLMAAAEAGDA, from the coding sequence ATGACCGAGAACCCCGCCAAGCCCGTCCACCTCGCGGTCTACGACACGTGGGCGGACTGGGAGACCGGACACACCACCGCGCACCTCACCCAGCGCGGCCACCGCGTCCGCACGGTCGGCCTCGCCGCCGGCACCCCGGTGACCACGATGGGCGGGCTGCGGATCCTGCCCGACCTGTCCCTCGCCGACCTGCGCCCCGAGGACTCCTCGCTGCTGATCCTGACCGGCGCCGAGCTCTGGGACTCCGGCGACGAGCTCGCCCCGTTCGCGGCCAAGGCCCGCGAGTTCCTGGCCGCCGGGGTGCCGGTCGCGGCCATCTGCGGAGCCACGGCGGGTCTGGCCCGGGAGGGCCTGCTGGACGACCGCCCGCACACCAGCGCGGTCTCGTTCTACCTCGCCGAGCAGCCGGGGTACGCGGGCGCCGAACAGTACGTGGAGGCCGACGCCGTGACGGCGGGCGACCTGATCACGGCCGGTCCGACCGAACCGGTGGCCTTCGCCCGGGAGGTCTTCGCCCGGCTCGGCGTCTATAAGCCGGACGTCCTCGACGCGTGGTACCGGCTCTTCCACGACTCCGACGCGAGCGCGTTCCCGGTCCTGATGGCGGCGGCGGAGGCCGGCGATGCCTGA
- a CDS encoding diadenosine tetraphosphate hydrolase codes for MNETDWQHDRIGSAHRGLNPTVLRRLDSGFAAIGDRQFLPGYSVLLTDDPAVTRLSDLPPARRIAYLTDLERLAEAVERACARLDPAFRRVNIEILGNTDPYLHAHIWPRYDWEPEDLVRMPVWLYEDEECWRGERHALAPRHDGIRAAVTEELDRLLP; via the coding sequence ATGAACGAGACCGACTGGCAACACGACCGCATCGGCAGCGCGCACCGGGGGCTGAACCCCACCGTCCTGCGCCGCCTCGACTCCGGATTCGCGGCCATCGGGGACCGGCAGTTCCTGCCCGGGTACTCGGTGCTGCTGACCGACGACCCCGCAGTGACCCGGCTCTCGGACCTGCCCCCGGCGCGCCGGATCGCCTACCTGACCGACCTGGAGCGGCTCGCCGAGGCCGTCGAGCGGGCCTGCGCGCGGCTCGACCCGGCCTTCCGCCGCGTGAACATCGAGATCCTCGGCAACACCGACCCGTACCTGCACGCCCACATCTGGCCGCGCTACGACTGGGAGCCCGAGGACCTCGTCCGGATGCCGGTCTGGCTCTACGAGGACGAGGAGTGCTGGCGCGGCGAACGCCACGCGCTCGCGCCCCGCCACGACGGGATACGGGCCGCCGTCACCGAGGAGCTCGACCGCCTCCTCCCGTAG
- a CDS encoding response regulator transcription factor, whose product MTIRVLIVDDQMMVREGFSVLLNAMEGIEVVGEAVDGRQAIAQVAALRPDVVLMDIRMPEMNGLEATRQIVAADTDAKVLVLTTFDLDEYVYQALRAGASGFLLKDASARQLAEGVRVVASGDALLAPSVTKRLISEFSKLSEVQRAADPSGVSELTERETEVLVLIAQGLSNGEIADRLLVAESTIKTHVSRILVKLGLRDRTQAAVYAYETRLVTPA is encoded by the coding sequence ATGACGATCCGGGTGCTGATCGTCGACGACCAGATGATGGTCCGCGAGGGGTTCTCCGTCCTGCTGAACGCGATGGAGGGCATCGAGGTCGTCGGGGAGGCCGTGGACGGCAGGCAGGCCATCGCGCAGGTAGCGGCCCTGAGGCCGGACGTGGTGCTGATGGACATCCGGATGCCGGAGATGAACGGCCTGGAGGCGACGCGGCAGATCGTGGCGGCGGACACGGACGCGAAGGTGCTGGTCCTGACGACCTTCGACCTCGACGAGTACGTGTACCAGGCGCTGCGTGCGGGGGCGTCCGGGTTCCTGCTGAAGGACGCCTCGGCCCGGCAGCTGGCGGAGGGGGTGCGGGTGGTGGCGTCCGGGGATGCGCTGCTCGCCCCGTCGGTGACGAAGCGGCTGATCTCGGAGTTCTCGAAGCTTTCGGAAGTGCAGAGGGCGGCGGACCCGTCGGGGGTGTCGGAGTTGACGGAGCGGGAGACGGAGGTGCTGGTGCTGATCGCGCAGGGCCTGTCCAACGGGGAGATAGCGGACCGGCTGCTGGTGGCGGAGTCGACGATCAAGACGCATGTGAGCCGGATCCTGGTGAAGCTGGGCCTGCGGGACCGGACCCAGGCCGCGGTGTACGCCTACGAGACACGGCTGGTGACGCCTGCTTAG
- a CDS encoding sensor histidine kinase, protein MNEQRETAAEGPGQEVPAARGVARRLFSLGRDPLPPMKRPRWLNRLPHALVVYAAVLFGFLTSTQIQDNYHARDPSVIVLSLFTGFSIVAAMFRPVAAWWLGLMTAGFIAATLHGHVGQGQTWPWTPVGLFAFAPLVLLVALRVPPKVTAAVVAVPVACTGTAEMLFKPEHSQSSTVGALLVFGFAGLLGYALRATRLARGQLVVQETLTEEERARRTLLEERSRIARELHDVVAHHMSVISIQAQVAPHLVQNPSPELKENLAGIRQNALEALTELRRVLGVLRSEHADDPANPHHPQPTLAELDALVDNVRAAGLDVTTETAGIRRPLTPGVELTAYRIVQEALSNCLRHAPGSRVEVGIAYGPRDLHLCVANSAPTRPAPPSPGAGHGLLGMRERAGMLGGELAAGPRPDGGYEVSAVLPMDPPGGSVSEEKKDA, encoded by the coding sequence GTGAACGAGCAGAGAGAGACCGCGGCCGAAGGGCCGGGACAGGAGGTCCCCGCCGCGCGCGGTGTGGCCCGGCGGCTGTTCTCCCTCGGGCGGGATCCGCTGCCCCCGATGAAGCGGCCCCGCTGGCTGAACCGGCTGCCGCACGCCCTCGTCGTGTATGCCGCCGTCCTCTTCGGCTTCCTGACGTCCACACAGATCCAGGACAACTACCACGCGCGCGATCCGAGCGTGATCGTGCTGTCGCTCTTCACCGGCTTCTCCATCGTGGCCGCCATGTTCCGGCCCGTCGCCGCCTGGTGGCTCGGCCTGATGACCGCCGGCTTCATCGCCGCCACGCTCCACGGCCACGTCGGGCAGGGTCAGACCTGGCCGTGGACACCCGTCGGGCTCTTCGCCTTCGCCCCGCTGGTCCTGCTGGTGGCGCTGCGCGTGCCGCCGAAGGTGACGGCCGCGGTCGTCGCCGTGCCCGTGGCCTGCACCGGGACCGCCGAGATGCTCTTCAAGCCGGAGCACAGCCAGAGCAGCACGGTCGGCGCGCTCCTCGTCTTCGGCTTCGCCGGCCTCCTCGGGTACGCGCTGCGGGCGACGCGGCTGGCCCGGGGCCAGCTCGTCGTGCAGGAGACCCTGACGGAGGAGGAGCGGGCGCGGCGGACGCTGCTGGAGGAGCGCAGCCGGATCGCCCGCGAGCTGCACGACGTCGTCGCGCACCACATGTCGGTGATCTCCATCCAGGCCCAGGTGGCCCCGCATCTGGTGCAGAACCCGTCCCCGGAGCTGAAGGAGAACCTCGCCGGCATCCGGCAGAACGCTCTGGAGGCCCTCACCGAACTGCGGCGCGTCCTGGGCGTGCTGCGCTCCGAGCACGCCGACGATCCGGCGAACCCGCACCACCCCCAGCCCACCCTCGCGGAGCTGGACGCGCTCGTGGACAACGTGCGCGCGGCCGGACTGGACGTCACCACCGAGACGGCGGGCATACGGCGGCCGCTGACCCCGGGCGTGGAGCTCACCGCCTACCGGATCGTGCAGGAGGCGCTGAGCAACTGCCTGCGCCACGCCCCCGGTTCCCGCGTGGAGGTCGGCATCGCCTACGGGCCGCGCGACCTGCACCTGTGCGTGGCGAACTCGGCGCCGACCCGGCCGGCCCCGCCGTCGCCCGGTGCGGGGCACGGGCTGCTCGGCATGCGGGAGCGGGCGGGCATGCTGGGGGGAGAGCTGGCGGCCGGCCCGCGCCCTGACGGCGGGTACGAGGTGAGCGCCGTGCTCCCCATGGACCCGCCCGGCGGTTCCGTTTCCGAGGAGAAGAAGGACGCATGA
- a CDS encoding nuclear transport factor 2 family protein, with amino-acid sequence MEPLKVVARLWERIGARDWDGVAGLVAEDAVIEWPVSGERIVGRANFIAVLRDEEDDTGDRSIGSVEVLRILADGDLVVTEVEIPEDHVLYRAVSLWTVRGGRVVGAREYWTTPGQDPAPRWRAVYVEPLVAD; translated from the coding sequence ATGGAGCCCTTGAAGGTAGTGGCACGACTGTGGGAGCGGATCGGGGCACGCGACTGGGACGGCGTGGCCGGGCTCGTCGCCGAGGACGCCGTCATCGAATGGCCGGTCAGCGGCGAGCGGATCGTCGGCAGGGCCAACTTCATCGCCGTGCTCCGTGACGAGGAGGACGACACCGGCGACCGGTCCATCGGCTCCGTCGAGGTCCTGCGCATCCTCGCCGACGGGGACCTCGTCGTCACCGAGGTGGAGATACCCGAGGACCACGTCCTCTACCGGGCGGTATCACTGTGGACGGTGCGCGGCGGACGCGTCGTCGGCGCCCGGGAGTACTGGACAACGCCTGGACAGGACCCTGCGCCCCGCTGGAGAGCCGTTTACGTCGAACCCCTGGTGGCAGACTGA
- a CDS encoding acyltransferase: protein MRSLPARWAALAGRVDGATPADRDRSVDALRALAILGVVLGHWLVTSLTSTDGGLRGGSPLAHMPWLAPVSWVLQTLAVFFLVGGHVAAQGYASARARGVGYGSWVRLRLGRLFRPVAAVLALWAVVAGGLLLGGARLDTVRTLLRLVWSPLWFLLVFAALTAATPLVVRLNPLWPALVVAAVDVWRFGLGGPEWIGWVNVAAGWLVPYTLGAAWARGAFARRRPALLLLGGGAAGAAALVLWGGYPASMVGVPGAAVSNLNPPTAAAVAFGLAQCGLALLARGPLARAMRRPRTWAKVALMNLSAMTVFLWHQTAMMSVTALGLLVSRDLPGLHTVPGTAGWIAARLLWLPVFAAALAVCWAAFHTYERAPRPRKAAGTPRERLPATMREITHA, encoded by the coding sequence ATGCGTAGCCTGCCCGCCCGCTGGGCGGCGCTGGCCGGCCGCGTCGACGGGGCGACCCCCGCGGACCGGGACCGGTCGGTGGACGCCCTGCGGGCCCTCGCGATCCTCGGGGTGGTGCTCGGGCACTGGCTGGTGACCTCGCTGACCAGTACGGACGGCGGCCTGCGCGGGGGGAGTCCGCTGGCCCACATGCCCTGGCTGGCGCCGGTGTCCTGGGTGCTCCAGACGCTGGCCGTGTTCTTCCTGGTCGGCGGGCACGTCGCGGCCCAGGGGTACGCGTCGGCCCGGGCGCGCGGGGTCGGGTACGGGAGCTGGGTGCGGCTGCGACTGGGGCGGCTGTTCCGCCCGGTGGCGGCGGTGCTCGCGCTGTGGGCGGTCGTGGCCGGCGGCCTGCTGCTGGGCGGCGCCAGGCTGGACACCGTCCGGACCCTGCTCCGGCTGGTGTGGTCGCCGCTGTGGTTCCTGCTGGTGTTCGCCGCGCTGACCGCCGCCACCCCGCTGGTGGTCCGGCTGAACCCGCTGTGGCCCGCTCTCGTGGTGGCGGCGGTCGACGTGTGGCGGTTCGGGCTCGGCGGGCCCGAGTGGATCGGCTGGGTCAATGTCGCCGCGGGCTGGCTCGTCCCCTACACCCTGGGCGCGGCCTGGGCCCGGGGCGCGTTCGCCCGGCGCCGTCCGGCCCTGCTCCTGCTGGGCGGGGGCGCTGCCGGGGCGGCCGCGTTGGTCCTGTGGGGCGGGTACCCGGCGTCGATGGTGGGGGTGCCGGGGGCGGCGGTGTCCAACCTGAACCCGCCTACGGCGGCCGCCGTCGCCTTCGGGCTGGCCCAGTGCGGGCTGGCGCTGCTGGCGCGCGGGCCGCTGGCGCGGGCCATGCGCCGGCCCCGCACCTGGGCGAAGGTGGCCCTGATGAACCTGTCCGCGATGACGGTGTTCCTCTGGCACCAGACGGCGATGATGTCCGTCACCGCCCTCGGGCTGCTGGTCTCCCGCGACCTGCCCGGGCTGCACACCGTGCCCGGTACGGCGGGCTGGATAGCCGCCCGGCTGCTGTGGCTGCCGGTGTTCGCGGCCGCCCTGGCCGTCTGCTGGGCCGCCTTCCACACCTACGAGCGGGCCCCCCGGCCGCGGAAGGCCGCGGGGACCCCGCGCGAGCGGCTTCCGGCAACCATGAGGGAGATCACCCATGCCTAG
- a CDS encoding sensor histidine kinase: MTETTTGATPRPPELRMASGLMQSLRDELITDAFAYRPLPRMRTDGPLVRRLPEGIRPRAAYLPHAVVVVTAFIVTMLASADNQYGGPPVQFVVLGLLAAGPVLMTLVRPAGAFWVVLALTTALSVFSDRNLSWPWSPSTFVATLAVMTFVAMRLRPRAAAWMWFITLLYGTLLPILVGGADGGAVAPMAFFSAVALLVVTVRNTRREARREVIAEREVTAVERDRRTLLEERTTIARELHDVVAHHMSVVAIQAEAAPYRVKNPPPELEAAFATIRENAVAALTELRRVLGVVRSADYEAPEAPQPTLASLDGLLANVREAGLRVDKTVTGAVRELPQGVELSAYRIIQEALSNSLRHAPGAPAEVEVSYVLGGLGIRVVNGPADGDVPPSPGAGHGITGMRERVAMLEGEMTAGETGAGGYEVAVFIPVRSRPEPEEAPA; this comes from the coding sequence ATGACCGAGACGACCACCGGGGCGACCCCCCGGCCTCCCGAACTGCGGATGGCTTCGGGCCTGATGCAGAGCCTGCGCGACGAGCTGATCACCGACGCCTTCGCCTACCGGCCGCTGCCGCGGATGCGGACGGACGGGCCGCTGGTGCGCCGGCTCCCCGAGGGCATACGGCCGAGGGCGGCCTACCTGCCGCATGCCGTGGTGGTCGTGACGGCGTTCATCGTGACGATGCTCGCGAGCGCCGACAACCAGTACGGCGGGCCGCCGGTCCAGTTCGTGGTGCTGGGGCTGCTGGCGGCGGGGCCGGTGCTGATGACCCTGGTGCGGCCGGCGGGGGCTTTCTGGGTGGTGCTGGCGCTGACCACCGCCCTGTCGGTGTTCTCCGACCGGAACCTGTCCTGGCCGTGGTCGCCGAGCACGTTCGTGGCCACGCTGGCCGTGATGACCTTCGTGGCGATGCGGCTGCGGCCCCGGGCCGCCGCGTGGATGTGGTTCATCACCCTGCTGTACGGGACGCTCCTGCCGATCCTGGTCGGTGGCGCGGACGGGGGCGCCGTCGCGCCGATGGCCTTCTTCTCGGCGGTGGCCCTGCTGGTGGTGACGGTCCGCAACACGCGCAGGGAGGCCCGGCGCGAGGTGATCGCCGAGCGGGAGGTGACCGCCGTCGAGCGGGACCGGCGGACGCTGCTGGAGGAGCGGACGACGATCGCGCGGGAGCTGCACGACGTGGTCGCGCACCACATGTCGGTGGTGGCGATCCAGGCCGAGGCGGCCCCGTACCGGGTGAAGAATCCGCCGCCGGAGCTGGAGGCGGCCTTCGCGACCATCCGGGAGAACGCGGTGGCGGCCCTGACGGAGCTGCGGCGGGTGCTGGGTGTGGTGCGGTCCGCGGACTACGAGGCCCCGGAGGCCCCGCAGCCGACGCTGGCCTCCCTGGACGGGCTGCTGGCCAATGTGCGGGAGGCCGGTCTGCGCGTGGACAAGACCGTCACGGGTGCGGTGCGCGAGCTGCCGCAGGGCGTGGAGCTGTCGGCGTACCGGATCATCCAGGAGGCCCTGAGCAACAGCCTTCGGCACGCGCCGGGGGCACCGGCCGAGGTGGAGGTCTCGTACGTACTGGGCGGGCTGGGGATACGCGTGGTCAACGGTCCGGCGGACGGGGACGTCCCGCCGTCGCCGGGAGCCGGGCACGGGATCACGGGAATGCGGGAGCGGGTGGCGATGCTGGAGGGGGAGATGACGGCCGGAGAGACCGGTGCGGGCGGGTACGAGGTGGCCGTGTTCATACCGGTGCGCAGCCGGCCGGAGCCCGAGGAGGCACCGGCATGA
- a CDS encoding serine/threonine-protein kinase translates to MEQLHPTDPHHVGPYRLLSRLGAGGMGQVYLARSDRGRAVAVKLVHPGLALREEFRSRFRQEVSAARRVGGAWTAPVLDADTEAATPWFATGYVAGPSLRQVVARDFGPLPARTVGILAAGLAYALQDIHRAGLIHRDLKPSNVLLTIDGPRVIDFGIARPLDEPDAGLTRTGQLVGSPGFMAPEQVRGGPVTPACDVFCLGAVLAYAATGRLPFGDAEHPGGTAGLLLRIVEAEPDLAGVPDGLRELVADCLRKDPAARPDPAAVLARVGAGDTVADGRALEPWLPAPLVAQLGRQAAQLLDREDAGPTGAPLPSAPAPATPVAPVPPVPRAVPVTLAAPVTAGPAGPVPPVPVQPYEPPPAVPPARPGTVSTALLAAVAVVVAAAAGGTVYAVMSGDSAPRPPVTAPSGFAGAPSPGSGSASAPAAASPGSGTRAGRLPQSYAGTWRAVSGSADWHLTLTPGAVGDPVMTLRVEHPGYSCSWRAALRSAPDPVELEVSAVTSGTPPTCTPGGWSRLRLLPDGSLVRELSGGGSLPLTYYRE, encoded by the coding sequence ATGGAGCAGCTCCACCCCACCGACCCGCACCACGTCGGCCCGTACCGACTCCTGTCCCGCCTCGGCGCCGGCGGGATGGGCCAGGTCTACCTCGCCCGCTCCGACCGCGGCCGCGCCGTCGCCGTCAAGCTCGTCCACCCCGGCCTGGCCCTGCGCGAGGAGTTCCGCTCCAGGTTCCGCCAGGAGGTCTCCGCCGCCCGGCGCGTCGGCGGGGCCTGGACCGCGCCCGTCCTCGACGCCGACACCGAGGCGGCGACCCCGTGGTTCGCCACCGGCTACGTCGCCGGGCCGAGCCTGCGCCAGGTCGTGGCCCGGGACTTCGGTCCGCTGCCCGCCCGCACGGTGGGGATCCTCGCGGCCGGGCTCGCGTACGCCCTCCAGGACATCCACCGCGCCGGCCTGATCCACCGCGACCTCAAGCCCTCCAACGTGCTGCTCACCATCGACGGCCCCCGCGTCATCGACTTCGGCATCGCCCGCCCCCTCGACGAGCCCGACGCCGGCCTGACCAGGACCGGGCAACTGGTCGGCTCCCCCGGCTTCATGGCGCCCGAGCAGGTGCGCGGAGGGCCGGTCACCCCGGCCTGCGACGTCTTCTGCCTGGGCGCCGTCCTCGCGTACGCCGCCACCGGACGGCTGCCGTTCGGCGACGCGGAACACCCCGGCGGGACCGCCGGGCTGCTGCTGCGCATCGTCGAAGCCGAACCGGACCTGGCCGGCGTACCGGACGGGCTGCGCGAGCTCGTCGCCGACTGCCTGCGCAAGGACCCCGCCGCCCGGCCGGACCCGGCGGCCGTGCTGGCCCGGGTGGGGGCGGGCGACACGGTGGCCGACGGCCGCGCGCTGGAACCCTGGCTCCCGGCACCGCTCGTGGCCCAGCTGGGGCGGCAGGCCGCGCAGCTCCTCGACCGCGAGGACGCCGGGCCGACGGGGGCACCCCTGCCGTCGGCCCCGGCCCCGGCCACGCCCGTGGCCCCCGTGCCGCCCGTGCCGCGGGCCGTCCCCGTCACCCTCGCGGCGCCCGTCACCGCCGGCCCCGCGGGGCCCGTGCCACCGGTGCCCGTCCAGCCGTACGAGCCGCCTCCCGCGGTGCCCCCGGCCCGCCCCGGCACCGTGTCGACGGCGTTGCTCGCCGCGGTGGCGGTCGTCGTCGCGGCGGCCGCAGGCGGCACGGTGTACGCGGTGATGAGCGGGGACTCCGCGCCCCGGCCCCCGGTCACGGCGCCCTCCGGGTTCGCGGGCGCCCCCTCCCCGGGCTCCGGATCCGCTTCCGCCCCCGCCGCCGCAAGCCCCGGAAGCGGAACCCGGGCGGGCCGGCTCCCCCAGTCCTACGCCGGCACCTGGCGGGCCGTCTCCGGCTCCGCCGACTGGCACCTGACCCTCACCCCCGGCGCCGTCGGCGACCCCGTCATGACCCTGCGCGTCGAGCACCCCGGGTACTCCTGCTCCTGGCGGGCCGCCCTGCGCAGCGCCCCCGACCCGGTGGAACTCGAAGTCTCCGCCGTCACCTCCGGGACCCCTCCCACCTGCACGCCCGGAGGCTGGAGCCGGCTGCGGCTGCTGCCCGACGGAAGCCTGGTCCGCGAGCTGAGCGGGGGAGGCAGCCTCCCTCTCACGTACTACAGGGAGTAG
- a CDS encoding LysE family translocator, with amino-acid sequence MLTQLAAATGVLALLTLVPGPDMAIVTRRAVSRGRADGLRTVGGIAVGLLLWGALTAAGLAALLAASAEVFLVVKLAGAAYLCFLGAQALRRPGAGTALDGTALDGTAGDAADRAAPGRGGSAWRTGLVANALNPKIAVFYTGLLPTLAPPGLRPAAGMALLVLVHVLLTLVWLSTYVYVLSRARRFFTRPRVRRAMDRVTGVVLIGFGVRVATSAT; translated from the coding sequence GTGCTCACGCAACTCGCCGCGGCGACCGGCGTCCTGGCCCTGCTGACCCTCGTACCCGGCCCCGACATGGCCATCGTGACCCGGCGGGCCGTCTCCCGGGGACGTGCCGACGGGCTGCGCACCGTGGGCGGGATCGCCGTCGGGCTGCTGCTGTGGGGCGCCCTGACCGCGGCCGGGCTCGCGGCGCTGCTCGCCGCCTCGGCCGAGGTGTTCCTCGTGGTCAAGCTCGCGGGGGCGGCGTACCTCTGCTTCCTCGGCGCGCAGGCCCTGCGCCGCCCGGGCGCCGGGACCGCCCTGGACGGGACCGCCCTGGACGGGACCGCCGGTGACGCGGCGGACCGTGCCGCGCCCGGCCGCGGCGGCAGCGCCTGGCGCACCGGCCTGGTCGCCAACGCCCTCAACCCGAAGATCGCCGTGTTCTACACCGGCCTGCTCCCCACCCTCGCGCCGCCGGGTCTGCGCCCGGCGGCGGGGATGGCGCTCCTCGTCCTGGTCCACGTCCTGCTGACGCTGGTCTGGCTGAGCACGTACGTCTACGTCCTCTCGCGCGCCAGGCGCTTCTTCACGCGGCCGCGCGTCCGCCGGGCGATGGACCGGGTGACGGGCGTCGTCCTGATCGGCTTCGGGGTGCGCGTGGCCACGTCCGCGACGTAG